Part of the Clostridia bacterium genome is shown below.
GCGCCAGGGCCCCCAGCCCCTCGACCGTGACGACATCCGCCCCGTCCGCCTGCACCGCGTAGACGAGGCACGAGCGCGCCGAGCGCCCGTCCAACAGCACCGTGCACGCGCCGCACGCGCCCTGCTCGCAACCGATGTGCGTGCCGGTCAGGCCGAGTTCCTCCCGCAGGAAGTCCGCGAGCGTGGTCCGCGCCTCCACCTGCCGCACGTACCGGACGCCGTTCACGACCACGTCCACTTCGTACAGCGCCTCTTCCGGGCGCACGGCCGCCTCGCTCATTCCGGCAAGCCTCCTCGATGATCCGGCGCGTCGTTGCGGCCGGCTGGCGACGCGCCGCCATCCGCGGCGTTCGGCCCCGCCACCTCCGCGGCGTCCGGCCCTTCCCTCGCGCGACGGAACGCCGCGGCCAGCACCCGCGCCGCGAGCCGCGCGGCCACCTCCCGGCGGTATGCGGCCGAGGCGTGCACGTC
Proteins encoded:
- a CDS encoding (2Fe-2S)-binding protein is translated as MSEAAVRPEEALYEVDVVVNGVRYVRQVEARTTLADFLREELGLTGTHIGCEQGACGACTVLLDGRSARSCLVYAVQADGADVVTVEGLGALAPRARRVTLDDGREVELHPLQEVFQAHHALQCGYCTPGFLIAAFEFLRDNPRPTEAEVRAALSGNLCRCTGYQNIVDAVLDAARRLAEEGAGPA